Proteins found in one bacterium genomic segment:
- a CDS encoding HD domain-containing protein — translation MTRDEAWAVLTEHTSNPSLLKHMLAVEAVMRAYARRFGEDEETWGLVGLLHDMDYEKHPSREAGHPFKGVEVLRGRGLDEGLCRAILSHADYSGVPRETVMEKALFAADEVSGFVIAVALVKPSRALADVDVGSVKRKMKDKAFAKGVRREDIVEGAAGLGVTLDDHLATVIAALQPVAPQLGLDGTRNHA, via the coding sequence ATGACGCGGGATGAAGCCTGGGCGGTGCTGACGGAGCATACCAGCAATCCTAGCCTCCTCAAGCATATGCTCGCGGTGGAGGCGGTGATGCGGGCGTATGCACGGCGGTTCGGTGAGGACGAGGAGACCTGGGGGCTTGTGGGTCTGCTCCACGATATGGACTATGAAAAGCACCCGTCGAGGGAGGCCGGCCATCCCTTCAAGGGCGTCGAGGTGCTTCGCGGGCGCGGCCTCGACGAGGGGCTCTGCCGGGCGATTCTCTCGCACGCGGATTACAGCGGGGTTCCTCGGGAGACGGTGATGGAGAAAGCGCTCTTCGCCGCCGACGAGGTGAGCGGGTTTGTCATTGCCGTGGCGCTGGTCAAGCCCAGCCGCGCGTTGGCGGACGTTGACGTGGGATCCGTCAAAAGGAAGATGAAAGACAAGGCGTTCGCGAAGGGGGTTCGCCGCGAGGACATCGTCGAGGGCGCGGCCGGACTTGGGGTGACGCTGGACGATCACCTCGCCACCGTGATCGCGGCCCTCCAGCCGGTTGCGCCTCAATTGGGGCTGGACGGAACACGGAACCACGCATAA